In a single window of the Syngnathus typhle isolate RoL2023-S1 ecotype Sweden linkage group LG19, RoL_Styp_1.0, whole genome shotgun sequence genome:
- the phldb2b gene encoding pleckstrin homology-like domain family B member 1 isoform X2, translated as MMTEVARPAVIMDSEMMSQPESDQIPPVDHKSAPLDLIDTGKGLKVQTASPHLVSLGSGRLSVAITLLPLKEGVTRIGREDAPIPQDITIQGPGIEAEHCLIVNEGGVVTLDPCGHLCSLDGVQVTVPTPLTQGYSLCLGKSYFFRFNHPEEANRMKSMLPQKSPVSALAYNTDYLKFSSDYSHAVVGGTSSTRGMRSASELRDLMDTLQRKKKALENSLRANGNSNPSYFSVTQSPPTTPVTSLSSSTYQEQARRFYGGDRPPASMKSPTPPCPSRRSDHSSLLSRAPIGRNQDNPGTGESRRLHNTSTSSSLSTWNGRGSSTSISGGDSVLLSLPPSSSRSPSNGGAVSMPSSPRQGRRSYGNQEAAPSSRTRKYSAGSLNGMAGIGHSRSLPRLCPSPSPRDNNNAVRTLSTAQPQRSETHKLSKEHYNNNNNSSLDLIHNSRNANQQLSNRNQVHSTTKGDGVVSISLSSLKMPTCNGITSSSSSSSPPDVTIPSKSSSPRVAKKLSLTSTSSVGSISSTSTTSPDMELSMGERNKAWVELETTSSLGFGRSERRSSFGKAGVTPPGGFRERRGSISSLSGKEELSDYHHHQKEERLREQEVERLERQRLETILSLCSELDQDGGGSVTNPASAVADLQKINQELQKLQLNDTDDDDDDDTPSVFSDTSFLNGSAGDRLVTENGYYDADLLVRQRRSGGTRDGRAESPAVSLRSFAPSPSPRTQRAHDDAVHRFGQEARPSEEETRRVEEERIQVLNNMEELEQKIKELDNQMEESAREVEVERALVEAEQESELAALQQEKETLDTLHNKIADMESKSQHEKDKDCEALETETKRFEDLEFQQLERESRQDEEKETQTQQLLREMADYQRSTVTRKERLSILKTQGAEITQQAEREKESFLKERSNLEAMLQREKENLAPLDRKYADLTGGQMYSLREHFRLLEERKRPDKDGGSHLSDTLPRKKSSTMMPQFSNATLGRSFSTKAHPPLVQSTSCGSILPRIFSLCSKETESRRLQKGQPSSRASSQTNVYLNAFDYRDNRAFDTMSVDSTDSIETSVSACSPDNISSASTSNVARLEEMERLLREAQAEKNRLLEYKEREMEIRNQALDEEKKRREELEKMLQEETSRRQKLIDREVKLREKQRVQSRPLTRYLPVRKDDFDLRAHIESAGHSAETCFHLSLSEKTCRGYLIKMGGKIKTWKKRWFVFDRNRRTLSYYADKHEAKLKGVIYFQAIEEVYYDHLKNAHKSPNPSLTFSVKTHDRVYYMVAPSPEAMRIWMDVIVTGAEGYTQFML; from the exons ATGATGACAGAAGTGGCTCGTCCGGCTGTAATCATG GACTCTGAGATGATGTCACAACCAGAGTCAGATCAGATTCCTCCAGTGGATCACAAG TCTGCACCTCTGGATCTGATTGACACAGGGAAGGGTCTCAAGGTCCAAACAGCCAGCCCTCATCTGGTTAGCTTGGGCAGTGGGAGACTAAGTGTGGCCATTACCTTGCTGCCCCTCAAAGAAG GTGTAACCCGCATAGGGCGAGAAGATGCCCCAATTCCTCAAGATATCACCATCCAGGGTCCTGGAATCGAGGCGGAACACTGTCTCATCGTCAATGAAG GTGGGGTAGTTACGCTGGACCCCTGTGGTCACCTCTGCAGTCTAGATGGGGTACAGGTCACGGTGCCCACACCACTCACACAGG GTTATTCCCTGTGTCTCGGTAAGTCCTACTTCTTCCGCTTCAACCATCCCGAGGAGGCAAATAGAATGAAGAGCATGCTTCCTCAAAAGAGCCCCGTGTCCGCCCTAGCCTACAATACAG ACTACCTGAAGTTCAGCAGCGATTACAGCCACGCTGTGGTGGGCGGGACCAGCAGCACGCGGGGCATGCGCTCGGCCTCAGAGCTCCGTGATTTGATGGACACCCTACAGCGCAAGAAAAAGGCTCTGGAAAACAGCCTGAGAGCCAATGGGAACAGCAACCCGTCCTACTTCAGCGTGACTCAG TCCCCGCCCACCACCCCCGTCACATCACTTTCCTCATCAACCTACCAGGAACAGGCAAGACGTTTCTACGGTGGAGATCGGCCCCCCGCGTCGATGAAATCGCCCACCCCGCCGTGCCCATCTCGTCGTTCGGACCATTCCTCCCTGCTCTCGCGTGCCCCCATCGGTCGCAACCAGGACAACCCGGGCACCGGCGAGAGCCGACGTCTCCACAACACAAGCACTTCTTCTTCATTGTCAACGTGGAACGGCAGGGGCTCATCCACGTCTATATCCGGTGGCGATAGCGTACTCCTTTCTCTTCCTCCTTCCTCATCCCGCTCTCCGTCAAACGGAGGCGCCGTGAGCATGCCTTCGAGCCCCCGTCAGGGGCGACGTAGCTACGGCAACCAAGAAGCCGCGCCGAGCAGTCGAACGAGGAAATATTCTGCCGGTTCTCTGAACGGTATGGCAGGAATCGGGCACAGCCGCTCGCTGCCTCGCCTCTGCCCCTCCCCATCTCCCAGAGATAACAATAACGCCGTTCGGACATTATCCACCGCGCAGCCGCAACGCTCAGAGACGCACAAACTTAGCAAAGAgcattacaacaacaacaacaatagcaGTCTCGACCTCATCCACAACTCGAGGAACGCTAATCAGCAGCTCTCAAATAGGAATCAAGTCCACAGCACAACAAAAGGAGATGGTGTGGTGTCCATCTCGCTCTCCTCCCTTAAGATGCCCACCTGCAACGGCATcacttcttcctcctcatcatcttcCCCACCTGATGTTACAATCCCATCCAAGTCGTCCTCCCCTCGTGTGGCCAAGAAACTCAGCCTGACTTCCACAAGCTCAGTGGGCTCCATCAGCTCCACGAGCACCACCAGCCCCGATATGGAGCTCTCTATGGGGGAAAGGAACAAAGCTTGGGTCGAGCTGGAAACGACTAGCTCCCTGGGCTTCGGACGCAGCGAGAGGAGGTCGTCGTTCGGAAAAGCAGGAGTGACCCCACCGGGTGGCTTTCGAGAAAGACGGGGGAGTATTAGCTCATTGAGCGGGAAGGAGGAACTGAGTGACTACCATCATCATCAAAAAGAAGAGCGACTCCGTGAGCAGGAGGTGGAGAGACTG GAACGACAGCGTCTTGAGACCATCTTGTCCCTGTGCTCAGAGCTGGACCAGGATGGCGGCGGCTCGGTTACAAATCCAGCATCTGCCGTGGCAGACCTCCAAAAGATCAACCAGGAGCTTCAGAAGCTTCAGCTGAATGAcaccgacgacgacgacgatgacgacacGCCCTCGGTTTTCTCCGACACCTCGTTCCTGAACGGCTCCGCGGGGGACAGACTCGTTACGGAGAACGGCTACTACGATGCGGATCTCCTGGTACGACAGAGGCGCAGCGGTGGTACTCGAGACGGCAGGGCGGAATCACCTGCTGTCAGTCTGCGCAGCTTCGCCCCGTCACCCTCGCCTCGTACACAGAGG GCACACGACGATGCGGTCCACCGCTTCGGACAGGAAGCCAGGCCCTCTGAGGAGGAAACGAGGAGAGTGGAGGAGGAGAGGATTCAGGTCCTAAACAACATGGAGGAGCTTGAGCAGAAAATTAAAGAGTTGGACAACCAAATGGAGGAATCTGCTCGTGAG GTGGAGGTAGAACGAGCTCTTGTTGAGGCGGAGCAAGAGTCTGAGTTAGCTGCCCTTCAGCAGGAAAAAGAGACCCTGGATACTCTTCACAACAAGATAGCTGACATGGAGAGCAAATCTCAGCATGAAAAAGACAAG GACTGCGAGGCACTCGAGACAGAAACGAAGCGCTTCGAGGACCTGGAGTTCCAGCAGCTGGAGAGAGAAAGCAGGCAGGACGAGGAGAAGGAGACCCAAACGCAACAACTTCTCCGAGAGATGGCCGACTATCAACGGAGCACTGTGACCCGCAAG GAGCGACTGTCGATTCTAAAGACGCAGGGGGCGGAGATTACTCAGCAGGCTGAGCGAGAGAAAGAAAGCTTCCTGAAGGAGAGGAGCAATCTGGAAGCCATGCTACAAAGG GAGAAAGAAAACCTTGCGCCTCTTGATCGAAAATACGCTGACCTTACCGGTGGCCAAATGTACTCGTTAAGGGAG CATTTCcggctgctggaggagaggaaGCGACCTGACAAAGATGGCGGCTCGCATCTCAGTGACACGTTACCCAGGAAGAAAAGCTCCACCATGATGCCCCAGTTCTCAAATGCAACACTTGGACGCAGTTTCTCTACTAAG GCCCATCCACCATTGGTACAGAGCACAAGCTGTGGCAGCATTCTTCCCCGGATTTTCTCCCTATGCAGCAAGGAAACAGAAAGCAGACGCCTGCAAAAAG GTCAGCCCAGCTCTCGAGCGTCGTCCCAGACGAACGTCTACCTCAATGCCTTTGACTACCGTGACAACCGAGCCTTTGACACGATGAGTGTGGATAGCACCGACTCCATTGAAACCAGCGTCTCGGCGTGCTCTCCTGACAACATTTCCAG TGCAAGTACTTCAAATGTAGCCAGGTTAGAAGAGATGGAGCGTCTATTGCGAGAGGCCCAGGCGGAAAAGAACCGACTCCTTGAGTACAAG GAGCGCGAGATGGAAATTCGCAACCAAGCACTGGACGAGGAGAAGAAGAGGCGGGAGGAACTGGAGAAGATGCTCCAGGAGGAGACCAGCAGGCGGCAGAAACTCATCGACCGTGAGGTGAAACTACGAGAGAAGCAGCGAGTGCAG TCCCGGCCCCTCACACGGTACCTGCCAGTGCGAAAGGATGACTTTGACCTGCGGGCTCACATCGAGTCGGCGGGTCACAGTGCCGAAACCTGCTTCCACCTGTCCCTCTCGGAAAAGACGTGCAGAGGCTATCTGATCAAGATGGGCGGAAAAATCAAGACCTGGAAAAAGCGCTGGTTCGTCTTCGACCGCAATCGACGGACGCTCTCCTACTATGCAG ACAAGCATGAAGCCAAGCTGAAAGGCGTCATCTACTTTCAAGCCATAGAAGAAGTCTATTATGACCACCTGAAGAATGCACATAAG AGCCCCAACCCCTCCCTCACCTTCAGCGTCAAGACTCACGACAGGGTCTACTACATGGTGGCCCCTTCTCCTGAAGCCATGAGGATCTGGATGGATGTCATCGTTACAGGCGCTGAAGGATACACACAATTTATGTTGTAG
- the phldb2b gene encoding pleckstrin homology-like domain family B member 2 isoform X1 — protein sequence MMTEVARPAVIMDSEMMSQPESDQIPPVDHKSAPLDLIDTGKGLKVQTASPHLVSLGSGRLSVAITLLPLKEGVTRIGREDAPIPQDITIQGPGIEAEHCLIVNEGGVVTLDPCGHLCSLDGVQVTVPTPLTQGYSLCLGKSYFFRFNHPEEANRMKSMLPQKSPVSALAYNTDYLKFSSDYSHAVVGGTSSTRGMRSASELRDLMDTLQRKKKALENSLRANGNSNPSYFSVTQSPPTTPVTSLSSSTYQEQARRFYGGDRPPASMKSPTPPCPSRRSDHSSLLSRAPIGRNQDNPGTGESRRLHNTSTSSSLSTWNGRGSSTSISGGDSVLLSLPPSSSRSPSNGGAVSMPSSPRQGRRSYGNQEAAPSSRTRKYSAGSLNGMAGIGHSRSLPRLCPSPSPRDNNNAVRTLSTAQPQRSETHKLSKEHYNNNNNSSLDLIHNSRNANQQLSNRNQVHSTTKGDGVVSISLSSLKMPTCNGITSSSSSSSPPDVTIPSKSSSPRVAKKLSLTSTSSVGSISSTSTTSPDMELSMGERNKAWVELETTSSLGFGRSERRSSFGKAGVTPPGGFRERRGSISSLSGKEELSDYHHHQKEERLREQEVERLERQRLETILSLCSELDQDGGGSVTNPASAVADLQKINQELQKLQLNDTDDDDDDDTPSVFSDTSFLNGSAGDRLVTENGYYDADLLVRQRRSGGTRDGRAESPAVSLRSFAPSPSPRTQRAHDDAVHRFGQEARPSEEETRRVEEERIQVLNNMEELEQKIKELDNQMEESAREVEVERALVEAEQESELAALQQEKETLDTLHNKIADMESKSQHEKDKACQLLAAEKGRVERLAQIVYEQRSQLDSCPEATKEPLQEQLARDCEALETETKRFEDLEFQQLERESRQDEEKETQTQQLLREMADYQRSTVTRKERLSILKTQGAEITQQAEREKESFLKERSNLEAMLQREKENLAPLDRKYADLTGGQMYSLREHFRLLEERKRPDKDGGSHLSDTLPRKKSSTMMPQFSNATLGRSFSTKAHPPLVQSTSCGSILPRIFSLCSKETESRRLQKGQPSSRASSQTNVYLNAFDYRDNRAFDTMSVDSTDSIETSVSACSPDNISSASTSNVARLEEMERLLREAQAEKNRLLEYKEREMEIRNQALDEEKKRREELEKMLQEETSRRQKLIDREVKLREKQRVQSRPLTRYLPVRKDDFDLRAHIESAGHSAETCFHLSLSEKTCRGYLIKMGGKIKTWKKRWFVFDRNRRTLSYYADKHEAKLKGVIYFQAIEEVYYDHLKNAHKSPNPSLTFSVKTHDRVYYMVAPSPEAMRIWMDVIVTGAEGYTQFML from the exons ATGATGACAGAAGTGGCTCGTCCGGCTGTAATCATG GACTCTGAGATGATGTCACAACCAGAGTCAGATCAGATTCCTCCAGTGGATCACAAG TCTGCACCTCTGGATCTGATTGACACAGGGAAGGGTCTCAAGGTCCAAACAGCCAGCCCTCATCTGGTTAGCTTGGGCAGTGGGAGACTAAGTGTGGCCATTACCTTGCTGCCCCTCAAAGAAG GTGTAACCCGCATAGGGCGAGAAGATGCCCCAATTCCTCAAGATATCACCATCCAGGGTCCTGGAATCGAGGCGGAACACTGTCTCATCGTCAATGAAG GTGGGGTAGTTACGCTGGACCCCTGTGGTCACCTCTGCAGTCTAGATGGGGTACAGGTCACGGTGCCCACACCACTCACACAGG GTTATTCCCTGTGTCTCGGTAAGTCCTACTTCTTCCGCTTCAACCATCCCGAGGAGGCAAATAGAATGAAGAGCATGCTTCCTCAAAAGAGCCCCGTGTCCGCCCTAGCCTACAATACAG ACTACCTGAAGTTCAGCAGCGATTACAGCCACGCTGTGGTGGGCGGGACCAGCAGCACGCGGGGCATGCGCTCGGCCTCAGAGCTCCGTGATTTGATGGACACCCTACAGCGCAAGAAAAAGGCTCTGGAAAACAGCCTGAGAGCCAATGGGAACAGCAACCCGTCCTACTTCAGCGTGACTCAG TCCCCGCCCACCACCCCCGTCACATCACTTTCCTCATCAACCTACCAGGAACAGGCAAGACGTTTCTACGGTGGAGATCGGCCCCCCGCGTCGATGAAATCGCCCACCCCGCCGTGCCCATCTCGTCGTTCGGACCATTCCTCCCTGCTCTCGCGTGCCCCCATCGGTCGCAACCAGGACAACCCGGGCACCGGCGAGAGCCGACGTCTCCACAACACAAGCACTTCTTCTTCATTGTCAACGTGGAACGGCAGGGGCTCATCCACGTCTATATCCGGTGGCGATAGCGTACTCCTTTCTCTTCCTCCTTCCTCATCCCGCTCTCCGTCAAACGGAGGCGCCGTGAGCATGCCTTCGAGCCCCCGTCAGGGGCGACGTAGCTACGGCAACCAAGAAGCCGCGCCGAGCAGTCGAACGAGGAAATATTCTGCCGGTTCTCTGAACGGTATGGCAGGAATCGGGCACAGCCGCTCGCTGCCTCGCCTCTGCCCCTCCCCATCTCCCAGAGATAACAATAACGCCGTTCGGACATTATCCACCGCGCAGCCGCAACGCTCAGAGACGCACAAACTTAGCAAAGAgcattacaacaacaacaacaatagcaGTCTCGACCTCATCCACAACTCGAGGAACGCTAATCAGCAGCTCTCAAATAGGAATCAAGTCCACAGCACAACAAAAGGAGATGGTGTGGTGTCCATCTCGCTCTCCTCCCTTAAGATGCCCACCTGCAACGGCATcacttcttcctcctcatcatcttcCCCACCTGATGTTACAATCCCATCCAAGTCGTCCTCCCCTCGTGTGGCCAAGAAACTCAGCCTGACTTCCACAAGCTCAGTGGGCTCCATCAGCTCCACGAGCACCACCAGCCCCGATATGGAGCTCTCTATGGGGGAAAGGAACAAAGCTTGGGTCGAGCTGGAAACGACTAGCTCCCTGGGCTTCGGACGCAGCGAGAGGAGGTCGTCGTTCGGAAAAGCAGGAGTGACCCCACCGGGTGGCTTTCGAGAAAGACGGGGGAGTATTAGCTCATTGAGCGGGAAGGAGGAACTGAGTGACTACCATCATCATCAAAAAGAAGAGCGACTCCGTGAGCAGGAGGTGGAGAGACTG GAACGACAGCGTCTTGAGACCATCTTGTCCCTGTGCTCAGAGCTGGACCAGGATGGCGGCGGCTCGGTTACAAATCCAGCATCTGCCGTGGCAGACCTCCAAAAGATCAACCAGGAGCTTCAGAAGCTTCAGCTGAATGAcaccgacgacgacgacgatgacgacacGCCCTCGGTTTTCTCCGACACCTCGTTCCTGAACGGCTCCGCGGGGGACAGACTCGTTACGGAGAACGGCTACTACGATGCGGATCTCCTGGTACGACAGAGGCGCAGCGGTGGTACTCGAGACGGCAGGGCGGAATCACCTGCTGTCAGTCTGCGCAGCTTCGCCCCGTCACCCTCGCCTCGTACACAGAGG GCACACGACGATGCGGTCCACCGCTTCGGACAGGAAGCCAGGCCCTCTGAGGAGGAAACGAGGAGAGTGGAGGAGGAGAGGATTCAGGTCCTAAACAACATGGAGGAGCTTGAGCAGAAAATTAAAGAGTTGGACAACCAAATGGAGGAATCTGCTCGTGAG GTGGAGGTAGAACGAGCTCTTGTTGAGGCGGAGCAAGAGTCTGAGTTAGCTGCCCTTCAGCAGGAAAAAGAGACCCTGGATACTCTTCACAACAAGATAGCTGACATGGAGAGCAAATCTCAGCATGAAAAAGACAAG GCGTGCCAGTTGCTGGCGGCAGAAAAGGGCAGAGTAGAGAGATTGGCTCAGATTGTGTATGAGCAGCGCTCCCAGCTGGACAGCTGCCCCGAGGCCACCAAGGAGCCCCTGCAGGAGCAGCTAGCCAGG GACTGCGAGGCACTCGAGACAGAAACGAAGCGCTTCGAGGACCTGGAGTTCCAGCAGCTGGAGAGAGAAAGCAGGCAGGACGAGGAGAAGGAGACCCAAACGCAACAACTTCTCCGAGAGATGGCCGACTATCAACGGAGCACTGTGACCCGCAAG GAGCGACTGTCGATTCTAAAGACGCAGGGGGCGGAGATTACTCAGCAGGCTGAGCGAGAGAAAGAAAGCTTCCTGAAGGAGAGGAGCAATCTGGAAGCCATGCTACAAAGG GAGAAAGAAAACCTTGCGCCTCTTGATCGAAAATACGCTGACCTTACCGGTGGCCAAATGTACTCGTTAAGGGAG CATTTCcggctgctggaggagaggaaGCGACCTGACAAAGATGGCGGCTCGCATCTCAGTGACACGTTACCCAGGAAGAAAAGCTCCACCATGATGCCCCAGTTCTCAAATGCAACACTTGGACGCAGTTTCTCTACTAAG GCCCATCCACCATTGGTACAGAGCACAAGCTGTGGCAGCATTCTTCCCCGGATTTTCTCCCTATGCAGCAAGGAAACAGAAAGCAGACGCCTGCAAAAAG GTCAGCCCAGCTCTCGAGCGTCGTCCCAGACGAACGTCTACCTCAATGCCTTTGACTACCGTGACAACCGAGCCTTTGACACGATGAGTGTGGATAGCACCGACTCCATTGAAACCAGCGTCTCGGCGTGCTCTCCTGACAACATTTCCAG TGCAAGTACTTCAAATGTAGCCAGGTTAGAAGAGATGGAGCGTCTATTGCGAGAGGCCCAGGCGGAAAAGAACCGACTCCTTGAGTACAAG GAGCGCGAGATGGAAATTCGCAACCAAGCACTGGACGAGGAGAAGAAGAGGCGGGAGGAACTGGAGAAGATGCTCCAGGAGGAGACCAGCAGGCGGCAGAAACTCATCGACCGTGAGGTGAAACTACGAGAGAAGCAGCGAGTGCAG TCCCGGCCCCTCACACGGTACCTGCCAGTGCGAAAGGATGACTTTGACCTGCGGGCTCACATCGAGTCGGCGGGTCACAGTGCCGAAACCTGCTTCCACCTGTCCCTCTCGGAAAAGACGTGCAGAGGCTATCTGATCAAGATGGGCGGAAAAATCAAGACCTGGAAAAAGCGCTGGTTCGTCTTCGACCGCAATCGACGGACGCTCTCCTACTATGCAG ACAAGCATGAAGCCAAGCTGAAAGGCGTCATCTACTTTCAAGCCATAGAAGAAGTCTATTATGACCACCTGAAGAATGCACATAAG AGCCCCAACCCCTCCCTCACCTTCAGCGTCAAGACTCACGACAGGGTCTACTACATGGTGGCCCCTTCTCCTGAAGCCATGAGGATCTGGATGGATGTCATCGTTACAGGCGCTGAAGGATACACACAATTTATGTTGTAG